DNA sequence from the Chryseobacterium indicum genome:
TTCAATTATCATTTTAACGTGTTATTAACTATTGTAAACTTAAGCTATTACCATCATGATTTTTGAAGAGAACCATTCTGTACTACAGGATAATCATAACCTTTCCTATGTAAAAAATGTAATTAATTTTCACGGAGACAAATCTTTCATTCTTAATTCTTTACAGAAAATAAAGAATAATACGATCTGTAAAATTAAGAGAAAAACCATTAATAAATTGATTAAAGAATATACTCGTCATCTTAATCAGTATATTGAGAATGAAGATATTAACTCCAAACCTGAGAATTATGAACTTTCGCCTGTTTATGCACGACAGTCGTATGAAAAAGTGATAAAAGAAGATGAATATCTGCAGAAAGTATTAACCTTTCTAATGAATCAGTGAAAGTCTTTCTTCTTCCAGATCGATCTTTACAAGATGCCTGCGGATAAGATCTTCGTCAAAATGCTGTTTTTTGTCGTAGTTCTGCTCAATCAGCCATATTCTTTGCGCGTTAAGAACATCAAGATAAGCATCTTTGATTTCGGAGGATAGTTTGATATCGGATTCTTTTTCCACTTTACCTTTCCAATTTTCATGTATCTGTTGTAAAAACATACTTTTTTGCAACAGTTCACCATGATTTTGTCTAAGATGCTCCAAAGTCATTTTTGCCATTTCCCGACGGATTAATTCTTCAGCCTCATCTTCAGGAAGATGATCGTTATATGAAGGAATTTCCATTTTTCTGATAAGATACGGAAGCGTAAGTCCCTGAACTAAAAGTGTCGTTAAAATAACAATAAAAGTGATGAATAAAATTAAGTTTCGCTGAGGAAAATCCGGACCGTTATGATACAGTTTTACCGGAATAGAAAGTGCCGCAGCTAAAGACACTACTCCTCTCATTCCTGTCCATCCCAAGAGAATCGGAGCTTTAAATCCCGGACTTCGGTTATCGGCAACCGTGATGAAGTTTCTTGCAATTAAAGTGACCACTACCGCTCCGTAAGCCGACAGAATTCTTACCACGATCAAAACCGCAGTTACAAGCAATCCGCATCCTACCGCAGCGTAAATACTTACTTCTCCCAATCCTGAAGTAATTTCCGGAAGATCCAGACCAATGAGGATAAAAACCAAACCATTAAGTACAAAGGACAGACTTTCCCAGACATTCAGTCCGCGCAAACGTGATGAAGTACTGAGAAAATTATGACGGTTATTGGAAAGCAGCAAACCACCGCTTACGACAGCCAAAACTCCTGAACTGTGTGCTTCTTCTGCGGCGATATACATTAAATAGGGCGCAACAATGGTGAGAATGGTATCCATATTGGCATCCGTAGGAAGAAGTTTATGCCCTTTCATGAAAAGCCAGCCAATGATTAACCCGATTCCGATTCCGCCAATCAGCATCCATGAAAAACTGAAAACCGCATCCTGCCAGATAAACTGTCCGGTTGCAACGGCAATCATCGCAAAACGGAAAATAATTAAGGAAGACGCGTCATTCAGCAAACTTTCTCCTTCCAGAATAGAGGACAGCCTTTTCTGAACTTTTACAAATTTAAGAATCGCTCCTGCGCTTACTGCATCGGGTGGCGAAACAATTCCCCCTAAAAGAAATCCTAAAGCAAGAGAAAATCCGGGAATAAAATGATTGGCAACAAAGGCTACTGTAGTTGCAGTAAGAAAAACTACAACAAAAGCAAAACTTCCTATAATTCTACGCCATTTCCAGAGTTCCTTCCAGGAAATTGCCCATGCCGCTTCATAAAGCAACGGAGGAAGAAAGATAATAAAAATAAGTTCTGGATCTATTCTGATGATGGGAACATTGGGAATAAAACTGATTAACAGTCCCGCTATAACCAGCAGAACAGGATAAGCAACCCTGATCTTGTTAGCAATCATGATAATAAAGACAATAGCAAGAATCAGTGAGAGATAAAAAGGAAAGTTTTCAATCATTTTAAATTTTTTCAGAATTAAAGATACATATTATAGTGAAAAACTGCCGTAAAAATTTAACCGGAAAAATGTTGAGTTAATTTAAAAATTCAATTAAAAATCAATTAAAAAAGACATTTTAAAGATTTAAAAAATTTCATCAAATTAGCAGATCAAAATAACTCCATAATTTTTTGCTTGATTTTTTTAAGCACATCATGAATATTCCAAGGAAAGCAGACAGGAAAAGCAGACGGTTCTACTACATCAAACTGTGTATATTTTTATCGGGACTTTCGGTATTTGCGCAGCTTTATCTTTTTCAGCCGTTATTACCGATGGTTGCAGAGCATTTCCACACAACAGTTGGCGACAGTTCCCTGCTTGTTTCTTCCTCTACAATCGGGATGGCTTTAGGACTTTTCTTTTTTGCGTTCCGTGCAGACAGCTTTTCGCGAAAGAAACTGATGGTTTTTTCTTTAATAGCATCGGCAGTTTTAACCATCATTTCAACATGGATTCCGAGTTTAACGCTGCTCATCATCATTGGAATGGTAAAAGGTTTTGTCATTTCAGGAGTTTCTTCTGTGGCTCTGGCTTATCTTACGGAGGAGGTTGAAATTTCTGTGGTGGCTTTGGCAATCAGTATGTATCTCAGCGGCAATACAATTGGAGGAATGAGCGGAAGAATTATGGCGACTCTTCTCGCTGGAGAATTGGGTTGGAGAAATGCTGTTTTGATGATTGGTATTCAAAGTCTAATCCTGGGACTGGTATTTTGGAAACTTTTTCCGGATTCAAAATTTTTCAAACCTCAGAAAACAGATTATCATCTGAAAATAAAGCAGATGAAAAGACTGATCCGTGATTCTTATATTCTCCGACTGTATTTTATCGCTGCTTTGCTGATGGGAACTTTTGTAAGCATTTATAATTATATGACTTTCCGATTGGAATCTGATCCGTTTTCTTTGAGCCATGTTTTTATTGCTTTTATTTTTCTGATGTACACTTTCGGTGTTTTGGGAACCATGATAACCAGCAGATTATCCGTAAGATTTGAAAAGAAATACATTCTGAAAGGTTCGATTTTCTTTTTGTTAACGGGACTTATTCTTCTTCTTTCAGAAAATATTTATGTTGTAGTATTTGGACTAGGTTTATTTACGTTATGCTTTTTTGCTGCTCATACCATGGCAAGTCAGATGACAGCGTTGCATGCAAAAGAAGGAAAATCTTCAGCAACTTCCATTTACTGGCTTTTCTATTATTTCGGATCCAGTTTTTTAGGAAGCGGAACAGGATATCTGCTCCACTCTACTTCATGGAATGTTTTTATTGCTACATTAATTTTGGTGATTATCATCGCATTTGCCTTAACTATTGAATATAAGTCTTTGAAAACTGAATAATTACATTTTTTTTGATTTAACATAACATACCACATAAGTACCACAAATTTAACTTTCACAAATATTGTTTAAATCTTTTTAAATAATATAAAGTATTACATATCAATAATTTAAACAAAAATCAACATTTATAATTAACAATAGTTTAATTTATATTCAAAACATAAGGCATAGTATTTGCAAAACTACTTATACGAGGGCATTCACTAACCTTGGAATAATAACATAAACACCCACAAAATATTATGAACGTTGCAGATTTAAAAATTAAAAATCTAGTGGAATATAAAAATCAGATTTATACGATTACCGAAATATTCCAGAATGATGAAAAAGATTATTTTGTACAGATTGAAAATGATTTCCACAGCTTTTCTGTTCCGGCAAAATCAATCAAGCCTATTCAGATTACCGAAGAGTGGCTGGAAAAATTCGGATTTTCAAGAACATACAGCTCTGAACAGCGCATTCGTTACGAGAGACCAGAAACTTTCATAAAATATGATTTTGATCTTGATTCCAGAAAAATTGTTGAAGGTCTGAAAATCTACGGAAATTCTATCAAATGCAAGTACATTCATGAATTTCAGAACATTTTCTCTTGTCTTTTCGGCAAAGAGCCCACTTCCATAAGTTATGGACTGATGCACACCGAATCTTAATAATATATACTTTCATTAAAAAACCACAACTCTCGGGTTGTGGTTTTGTTTTTTATTCCTCTTCCAATACTTCTTCCAAAGCTACAGGATCTGCTTCTTCCTGATATTGCTCCCACTCTTTCTCAAGTTGTTTATTGGTCTTCATTTCCTCTTCAAGCTTCAGTGTTTCGCGATATTGTTTTGCTTCTGCGGTAAGAGTCCATTTGCAGATAATTCCGGTATCTTCCAGATAATTTTTAATATCGTTAATTCCAAGTCTGAAAAATTCTTTCCGCGGATTGATTTTATTAAGCTGATTCTTTAAAAACTTTTTGTGAAGCTGTCTTTCCAAAGCCGGAGCATCATCAGAATAAATCATGGCGTGAACATCAAATTCAAACGGAACACTTGCGTCTCCAAGCTCACGAACACGATCCAGAGGTTCCAGACGTCTTGTCATTCCTATTTTATAAACATCTTCTCCAAATGATCCTACATTTGAAATAATATAAACATTTCCGGAACGCGTTTGCTGCGCCATAGAAATTGCTCTTTGATTTTTTTCTTCCGCAACTAATAATTTACCCTGAAGTTCTTCAAGTTTCTGCTGGAATATCATTCTTTGCTCTTCATTGGCTTTTGCAACCTGAGATTCTGCTTTTTCAATCAGTCTTTTCAACGTTAATTCTTCTTTTTCAGCATCTTTTATGGCTTTTTCATACTCTCTTCTTGCTTTTTCTTCTTCCCGCATCTGTTCTCTGATCTGCCTTTGTTCTTCCTGTTCCTGCCATTTCAGTTCCTGAGCAATAACCGCCCATTTCAGTTCTTCAAGACGGGCTTCATGATATTCTACCGAAATTCTGGCTTTTCTGAAGGCTTCTCCGTTGAAATTAACCAACTGAAAAGCATCATCTATTTTCTGTTTCAGAATTCCGTAGTTGTCTTTTTTTACCGAATTTAAAATCGTTTCCACTTTTCCGTTATAAGCATCAATAACAAAATCTATGGCAATATTTCTTCTGAATTCATCCATATATTCGCAGATTCCGGCTTGTCGGCTTGTGATCATTAATTTGTTATTCTGCCGAAGCTTTTTAAGATTTTCTCCGGCTTCTTTGTGGCTGAATTCTTCGGCAAGATCATCCAGCAAAGTATAAGAAGGCACAATGTATTCGTTTCCGTAGCCTTGTATCACATTTTTCATTGCTTTTATTCTGTCGGCAATTTCATTCGCTTCGCGCAAACTTCTGTAAGCATCTCCTCCGATGGCAAGTGCTTTGTCTTCAGCAGTATCGATAATTCTTTTGGATTCTCTTACTGCATTTTCATACAATAATTCAACTTCTCTGGTTCTTTTTTCAACAAGTTCCTTCGCCATTCTTCTCGATTCTTTCGCCTGAAGCTGCGCGTTATCCAGCTCCGCCTGTGCTCTTTCTTTTAATTTTAAACTGTCTCTTTCTGCTCTTTTCAGAAGATATTCGCATTCTACCTGAACGTTAATAATATCCTGATATTTGCTTAAAGCATCGTTTTGATTCTCTAATTGAATATTCTTTTCATCTACCGAACGTTTCTCGATCTGCAGATTAGAAAAATCGGCTCTTAATCTCTGGATTTTGTCCTGTAAAGATCTTTTGTCTGAATTGAGGTTTGAAATCTCGGTTCTGAGCTGATTAATTTCCTTGTTAAGATTTGCAATCTGAGCTTCTTTCTCGGAAGCCTGTTTTTTATTTTTACCTGATTTACTGAATGCAACAATCAGCAGAACCGATAAAATAATAATGATTAAAATTTCCATATAATTAAAGTCTTTTTTTAATGATGAGATGAGGCAATAATACACTTTTAGAACATCTGCTGATTATGGTTTTCCATAAGTTCATAAAAAAAATCGGCTTCAAATCTTCGATTTGAAGCCGAAACACACCTTCTAAAAAAATATTATGCCTCTGCATATTCCCATATTCCGGAAACAGAAAGTATTTCCAGTCCCGGTTGTTTTTCGCCATAACTGAAAATCACGATGTATTTTGCAGCGCAGGATTCGCAGTCTGTACCAAAATACAACGTTGGTAAATTATTAACTGTAAACTCTCCGGCATGAAGCATATTCTTTTGCGTCTCTTTTACCATTGAATTTTTAAGCAATTCGTCAACAGATAGAATTTTATTTTCATGATAAAGTTGAAAAATCGGAAAACCAGATTCGTAAGGAGTAATTTTTACCAGATTTTCATGACTGCATTTACAACAGATGAATTTCAGTTCCGCAGACGGACTGATTTCATCATTAATAAACGAATCTTTCAGAATAATTGCCTTATTTACAACCTGTATTTTCTTTGTTATTGCGTACATTTTCAATTAAATTTATTGAATCACCATTCCAACTGCTGAAGGATAATTTCCGCTCGGACTTCTTTTTATCGTTACTTTAATATAACCTTCCTGCGCAAGTTTATTCCATGTTTTTGTGTAGCCGGTTGAAGGATCCAGAGGAATTTTCCACATCGTCTGTTTCCCTTTTCCAACCTGCCCGAACCACGGAATAATGTCTGCCGTTTGTCCCTTGAAAGGTAGCAAATTATTCAAAACTTCTATTTCATAATAAAAATCATAAGCGTTTTCCGGTTTGTTAAGGGCGCGTTGAGCAAAAGTGTAAACGTAGCCATTGATGATCGGACTGGTAAAATTCCCTCCCAGAGTCGGCGCTCCCGTTCCGCTGTATGTTCCGATTGCTCCGCTGTAGCGGTCGTATTTTTGTCCGGCTGTGAAATCTGTATTGTCCACAATATTGTAACCTCCGTTTGCAGGCGGCCAACCTCCGTTAAGGTTATTCGCTTTAAAAACAGATTCCAGTTCGCTCCATTTCCCTTGTTTGTATAAATCGTAAATCTGATTTCTTAAGGTCTGATTTACTGTATTCGAAGGATCATAAGTTGCAGCGAGCTCATCGGCATTTTTATAAAATACCGTGGTTACTTCACTGGGCGCATTTTCATCTTCTATGGTGGAAGAACTGCACGCTACAGAAAACAGTACAACCGACAGAAACGAAATGTAATTGAGTAGTTTTTTCATGTTGATGAATTTCAATAATGATTAATTTAAAAAATGTTAAAGCAAAAACAACCTCACAGATCGTTATGAGGCCACTATTACTAATTTAATTTCATATCCCAACCTCTTACATCCTTTTTTTCCAAAACACTGAATCGCTCCAGCGTTGTTCTTTCTGATAAAAAAATGTTTTCGTCGTGAGATAATTATGATATATTGTATTAATGTTCTCCTGATAGTTAATAAAAGTATTTTCGTGTCCTGAGTCTGCATCAATAATCGCTTTTGCAGCATGACAGGCGGAACTTATGGCAAAACCGATCCCCATGGATGAAATAGGATCAAATGAAGCGACTGCATCTCCCACCGCCAGAAAATTTTTGCTTGAACGGATGTCTGCAATCTGAGAAAATGCATTTTTCACCCAGGGTTTTCCTTCGGAAGCTGCTTTTGATATTTTATGCTGAATGTGTTTTGTTTTTGATAATAACCTGCTCCAGTTTTCGGTATTTTCAAGCTTTTTTTCTTTAATAATCTGTGCATCGGAAAAAAAAGTAAGCGTCATCTTATGATTCGGCAGAGAAGCACAATACCACCAGCCGTCTTCAATAGATTCTATCATGATGTTCTGCTCAATGGTCTGAGATTCATCAAAATAAAAAAATCTTCCGATCGCGGCAAGTTCGTCATACCGTTTTGACTGAACTCCGATTTTCCGGCATACACTTCCCATTCTTCCGGTTGCATCAATCAGATAATCTGCTTTTATAGTGAAATTTCCTTTGGTTTCGTGTTTTACATTTACCGTCCAATGATTGTTTTCATCCTGATCAAAAGACAGGCATTTCGTTCTCGGAAAAATAATCCCTCCTTTTTCTGATACATTTTCCAGAAGCAGATAATCGAATTCTTCCCGATTTAGCTGAAAACTCTCGGTTTCGGTATTGAAAATGGAATCACGAACCATCAGTCTTTCGCTTCCCCAAGCTGCGGTACTGCTGTGTCCCCTGATAAAATTATTCTGATCCAAAGCTGTTTTTTCAATTCCCATATAACTGAGAAGATCAAAAATACTTGAGTTCACCTGTTCACCAATTTTTACAGATTCCAGACCGGTTTCTTCTACGATAACTACTTTCAGGTCAGAATATTTAAGCAGACTTAAAGCGGCGGAAGTCCCTGCTGGACCTCCACCGACAATTAATACATTAGTTTCTAACAAGTTTTGCATTTTATCTTCTGTTTCGCGTTCCGGAACGAGGTAACGGCATACGGTCTGCTGCAACAGCGATCTCTTTAAATCCTACCTCTTCCAGATGTTCCATCATCATTCTTCCTTTCTCACTTCTTTCGGTAACCACCTGCGTTTTCTTTTCGATGTAGAAAACCGGAATTGTGGTTTCATCATCCTCTTCGTTTCCGCTGATCTCACTTATAGGAACATTTTCATATGTAAATATTTCGTTATTTCTTTCAGTTTCCACAAAGAATGGGAAACCTACGCTGTGAGAATTTTTATCCCTGATAAATCCTAGCGCGTACCAGTACTGAACCATCTGCGTAAAACTGTTGATTCCACGTGCGTAGTTCATCTGCTGTCCTGCCGGAACATTGGTAGCCGACTGACCTTCAGCAGTAAATTCACCTACCAAAACATCCCATGGGCTTTGAGGCGGCCACCAATAAGAATAATATGTTGGAGGAAGCGGTGCAGGTGGAGAACCCGCTTTATTCACAGACGGATCTGTAAAGTTGATCAGCTGAATCGTACACTGGAAGAAATCCGCCTGCCATGGACAAGCCATTCTTTTGGTAAGATCTCCCGGTTCGCAGCCTCCGCCTTCACATTCGTCGCGAGACGGCGTTAAACCTTGTGCTGCATATTGCTGTTCGTTTCCGTACTGTAAAATTCTGTATGGATTTGCATAAATAATAGGATTCTGTAAATTCCATGTTACTTCAATTCCCGGACACATCGGAAGTCCTACACAATTTCCTACACTTGCCGCATCCATAGCATTTATAGGATATTGTTCGTAATTCGGATCGCTTACAAAATTTCCGTCTGCCCATTGCTGCATAAGGAAAAGCTGTGTTTCATCCAAAGCCATGAATTTCATGATATTAATATTGCTCACCGAGTTGCTTCCTGAATTTAAAGGCATCATTGGGAAAATATCAGTTCCGTTTTCTTTCAGAAGCTGTTCCTGTGGTAAATAAGGCGGAACCGGCGGCTGAGCATCATTTTGTCTAAAGTATGAAAAATAATTCTGTCTGTTCTGGCGGTTTGCCTCAGAATTGTCTGTAAAATCAAAAATATTGCTGGTAAAAGCCATCATCGACTGTACATTCGCAACCCATTGATATTTACTGATTCTGTTGATAATCGGTAAAATATCTCTCTGAAAATTTGCCTGAAAGTCTGGATTATAATTTCCGTTGCTGTACATCTCAGGAACCAGATTGAAATTTCTTACCCCGACATCGAACATCGTGTCGCTTAAATTTGAAATATTCACAATCTCCGGAGCGAAATCCGGCGATCCGATAATCACCCACGCTGTAAGTGAAACCGAAGGCGTTCCGTCATTAAAATTTACCGTACAGTAAACCGGTCCATCCGAAATATCGTCATGCCATGTACTGGAACCTCCATAACTTGTTAGGGGCAGATCTCCGCCCGCATGACCAAAACCTCCCAAAACAACCAGCCTTCCTGAATTATCTGTAAGAAGGTCTCCCAACGTAACCACCGGAACTCCGTATGAAACTTTCTTTGGAGGATATTGTGCAGGATAGCCCGAAGGAACATTATCTTTATCAAATCCTATCGAACCCTGTTTTCCGGAAATGGTTCTTGGTCCTGGATCTACGATTAAAGTTTGTCTGTCATTCTGTGGCACATCGGGATTTCTGAAAGGAATTTTCTGATTTTGATAGCTGTTTTCCTGACCGTACAAAAGATTTCCCTGCAATTCGCTGTACTGATACCACGCTGCTTTTTTGTTTGCTAAATGCACTGT
Encoded proteins:
- a CDS encoding Na+/H+ antiporter produces the protein MIENFPFYLSLILAIVFIIMIANKIRVAYPVLLVIAGLLISFIPNVPIIRIDPELIFIIFLPPLLYEAAWAISWKELWKWRRIIGSFAFVVVFLTATTVAFVANHFIPGFSLALGFLLGGIVSPPDAVSAGAILKFVKVQKRLSSILEGESLLNDASSLIIFRFAMIAVATGQFIWQDAVFSFSWMLIGGIGIGLIIGWLFMKGHKLLPTDANMDTILTIVAPYLMYIAAEEAHSSGVLAVVSGGLLLSNNRHNFLSTSSRLRGLNVWESLSFVLNGLVFILIGLDLPEITSGLGEVSIYAAVGCGLLVTAVLIVVRILSAYGAVVVTLIARNFITVADNRSPGFKAPILLGWTGMRGVVSLAAALSIPVKLYHNGPDFPQRNLILFITFIVILTTLLVQGLTLPYLIRKMEIPSYNDHLPEDEAEELIRREMAKMTLEHLRQNHGELLQKSMFLQQIHENWKGKVEKESDIKLSSEIKDAYLDVLNAQRIWLIEQNYDKKQHFDEDLIRRHLVKIDLEEERLSLIH
- a CDS encoding MFS transporter; its protein translation is MNIPRKADRKSRRFYYIKLCIFLSGLSVFAQLYLFQPLLPMVAEHFHTTVGDSSLLVSSSTIGMALGLFFFAFRADSFSRKKLMVFSLIASAVLTIISTWIPSLTLLIIIGMVKGFVISGVSSVALAYLTEEVEISVVALAISMYLSGNTIGGMSGRIMATLLAGELGWRNAVLMIGIQSLILGLVFWKLFPDSKFFKPQKTDYHLKIKQMKRLIRDSYILRLYFIAALLMGTFVSIYNYMTFRLESDPFSLSHVFIAFIFLMYTFGVLGTMITSRLSVRFEKKYILKGSIFFLLTGLILLLSENIYVVVFGLGLFTLCFFAAHTMASQMTALHAKEGKSSATSIYWLFYYFGSSFLGSGTGYLLHSTSWNVFIATLILVIIIAFALTIEYKSLKTE
- a CDS encoding DUF4041 domain-containing protein, whose translation is MEILIIIILSVLLIVAFSKSGKNKKQASEKEAQIANLNKEINQLRTEISNLNSDKRSLQDKIQRLRADFSNLQIEKRSVDEKNIQLENQNDALSKYQDIINVQVECEYLLKRAERDSLKLKERAQAELDNAQLQAKESRRMAKELVEKRTREVELLYENAVRESKRIIDTAEDKALAIGGDAYRSLREANEIADRIKAMKNVIQGYGNEYIVPSYTLLDDLAEEFSHKEAGENLKKLRQNNKLMITSRQAGICEYMDEFRRNIAIDFVIDAYNGKVETILNSVKKDNYGILKQKIDDAFQLVNFNGEAFRKARISVEYHEARLEELKWAVIAQELKWQEQEEQRQIREQMREEEKARREYEKAIKDAEKEELTLKRLIEKAESQVAKANEEQRMIFQQKLEELQGKLLVAEEKNQRAISMAQQTRSGNVYIISNVGSFGEDVYKIGMTRRLEPLDRVRELGDASVPFEFDVHAMIYSDDAPALERQLHKKFLKNQLNKINPRKEFFRLGINDIKNYLEDTGIICKWTLTAEAKQYRETLKLEEEMKTNKQLEKEWEQYQEEADPVALEEVLEEE
- a CDS encoding glycohydrolase toxin TNT-related protein produces the protein MKKLLNYISFLSVVLFSVACSSSTIEDENAPSEVTTVFYKNADELAATYDPSNTVNQTLRNQIYDLYKQGKWSELESVFKANNLNGGWPPANGGYNIVDNTDFTAGQKYDRYSGAIGTYSGTGAPTLGGNFTSPIINGYVYTFAQRALNKPENAYDFYYEIEVLNNLLPFKGQTADIIPWFGQVGKGKQTMWKIPLDPSTGYTKTWNKLAQEGYIKVTIKRSPSGNYPSAVGMVIQ
- the lodB gene encoding lysine-epsilon-oxidase maturase LodB: MQNLLETNVLIVGGGPAGTSAALSLLKYSDLKVVIVEETGLESVKIGEQVNSSIFDLLSYMGIEKTALDQNNFIRGHSSTAAWGSERLMVRDSIFNTETESFQLNREEFDYLLLENVSEKGGIIFPRTKCLSFDQDENNHWTVNVKHETKGNFTIKADYLIDATGRMGSVCRKIGVQSKRYDELAAIGRFFYFDESQTIEQNIMIESIEDGWWYCASLPNHKMTLTFFSDAQIIKEKKLENTENWSRLLSKTKHIQHKISKAASEGKPWVKNAFSQIADIRSSKNFLAVGDAVASFDPISSMGIGFAISSACHAAKAIIDADSGHENTFINYQENINTIYHNYLTTKTFFYQKEQRWSDSVFWKKRM
- the lodA gene encoding CTQ-dependent lysine 6-oxidase LodA, coding for MNLSIHPSVGVARLGNSTTAICLSPDTIGGLPFDADNNGNSLGPITSFKDAAGLIKRQGQPFKILSDTGEEITLETPNVASIEWTVHLANKKAAWYQYSELQGNLLYGQENSYQNQKIPFRNPDVPQNDRQTLIVDPGPRTISGKQGSIGFDKDNVPSGYPAQYPPKKVSYGVPVVTLGDLLTDNSGRLVVLGGFGHAGGDLPLTSYGGSSTWHDDISDGPVYCTVNFNDGTPSVSLTAWVIIGSPDFAPEIVNISNLSDTMFDVGVRNFNLVPEMYSNGNYNPDFQANFQRDILPIINRISKYQWVANVQSMMAFTSNIFDFTDNSEANRQNRQNYFSYFRQNDAQPPVPPYLPQEQLLKENGTDIFPMMPLNSGSNSVSNINIMKFMALDETQLFLMQQWADGNFVSDPNYEQYPINAMDAASVGNCVGLPMCPGIEVTWNLQNPIIYANPYRILQYGNEQQYAAQGLTPSRDECEGGGCEPGDLTKRMACPWQADFFQCTIQLINFTDPSVNKAGSPPAPLPPTYYSYWWPPQSPWDVLVGEFTAEGQSATNVPAGQQMNYARGINSFTQMVQYWYALGFIRDKNSHSVGFPFFVETERNNEIFTYENVPISEISGNEEDDETTIPVFYIEKKTQVVTERSEKGRMMMEHLEEVGFKEIAVAADRMPLPRSGTRNRR